Proteins encoded within one genomic window of Platichthys flesus chromosome 17, fPlaFle2.1, whole genome shotgun sequence:
- the ccn4a gene encoding cellular communication network factor 4a, which yields MRWLLLWILAAGGIQQAFSQNSTAMPPATGVTSPYVDPYNRTQYCKWPCECPGATPACPPGVSLLMDGCDCCRTCARQVGEVCNEADTCDYHKGLYCDYSSDKPRYEKGVCAYMSGTGCEHDGVIYRNGQSFKPSCKYQCVCVNGAIGCVSVCTESQPPRVWCQTPRRVKVRGQCCEQWICDEPKRGRKTATRHAVEAFTAETGSWQKNCISQTTSWSPCSQTCGRGLSLRVSNANEQCELVKESRLCNLRPCEVDITKHIKPGKKCLNIYREDQPSNLTISGCTSKKLYRPKYCGVCTDERCCIPYKSKTIDVEFECPNGTGFSWKMLWVQACFCNLSCKNPNDIFAGLESYYGYPEVMN from the exons ATGAGGTGGCTCCTGTTGTGGATTCTAGCAGCAGGCGGGATTCAACAG GCCTTCTCCCAGAATTCCACTGCCATGCCGCCTGCCACAGGCGTCACGTCCCCATACGTGGACCCCTACAACCGGACACAGTACTGCAAGTGGCCCTGCGAGTGTCCGGGGGCCACCCCCGCCTGCCCGCCGGGTGTGAGCCTCCTCATGGACGGCTGTGACTGCTGCAGGACCTGCGCCCGGCAGGTGGGCGAGGTGTGCAACGAGGCCGACACGTGCGACTACCACAAGGGACTGTACTGTGACTACAGCTCGGACAAGCCTAGGTACGAAAAaggagtgtgtgcat ATATGTCGGGAACGGGCTGTGAGCACGACGGTGTGATCTACCGTAATGGGCAGAGCTTCAAGCCCAGCTGTAAATaccagtgcgtgtgtgtgaacggTGCCATCGGCTGCGTGTCGGTGTGCACGGAGTCCCAGCCGCCCCGGGTGTGGTGCCAGACCCCACGTCGGGTCAAAGTTCGGGGACAATGCTGTGAGCAGTGGATCTGTGATGAACCCAAGAGGGGGCGCAAGACGGCTACGCGACACGCAGTGGAGG CTTTCACAGCTGAGACTGGGAGCTGGCAGAAGAACTGCATTTCCCAGACTACCTCATGGAGCCCCTGCTCCCAGACGTGTGGCCGCGGCCTCTCCCTGAGGGTCTCCAACGCCAACGAGCAATGTGAGCTGGTCAAAGAGTCCCGCCTGTGCAACCTGCGGCCCTGCGAGGTGGACATCACCAAACACATCAAG ccgggGAAGAAGTGTCTGAACATCTACAGGGAGGACCAGCCCTCCAACCTCACCATCTCTGGCTGCACCAGCAAGAAGCTGTACCGGCCCAAGTACTGCGGCGTCTGCACGGACGAGCGCTGCTGCATCCCCTACAAGTCCAAGACCATCGACGTGGAGTTCGAGTGTCCCAACGGGACGGGCTTCTCCTGGAAGATGCTGTGGGTCCAGGCCTGTTTCTGCAACCTCAGCTGCAAGAACCCCAACGACATCTTCGCTGGGCTGGAGAGCTACTATGGTTACCCAGAGGTCATGAACTGA
- the ndrg1a gene encoding protein NDRG1a isoform X1, with the protein MDEIQVESKHLLVDRELPGLREAVQQLVIKEHDVETPYGRIHCTMKGVPKGERPVILTFHDIGLNHKTCWDTLFNHEDMSEIMQHFAVCHVDAPGQHEGANTFSTGYEYPSMDQLAETLPLVLKHFGLKTVIGMGIGAGAYILTRFALDYPNLMEGLLLININPCAEGWMDWAAHKISGLAHAMPDMIIGHLFGKEEIHHNQDMIATYRHHILHDMNQFNLHLFIKSYESRRDLEVERPVPGSHVRTLKCPSLLVVGDSSPAVDAVVECNTKLDPTKTTLLKMADCGGMPQVDQPAKLTEAFKYFIQGMGYMPSACMTRLVRSRTASGSSVTSFEGNRSRSHTHEGNRSRSHTNEGSRSRSQTAEHQRGRSHTGGSMDGTLDQAAPKSTEVSC; encoded by the exons ATGGATGAAATCCAGGTCGAGTCCAAACACCTGCTGGTTGACAGGGAACTGCCG GGCCTGAGAGAGGCTGTGCAGCAGCTTGTTATCAAG GAGCACGATGTGGAGACTCCTTATGGAAGAATCCACTGTACGATGAAGGGGGTTCCTAAAGGGGAAAGACCCGTCATTCTCACCTTCCATGACATCGGACTGAACC ACAAAACCTGCTGGGACACGCTCTTCAACCATGAGGACATGTCAGAGATCATGCAGCACTTTGCCGTGTGTCACGTTGACGCCCCTGGGCAGCACGAGGGAGCAAACACTTTTTCCACTGG ATACGAGTACCCCTCGATGGACCAACTCGCCGAGACACTCCCTCTGGTGCTGAAGCACTTTGG GCTGAAGACCGTCATTGGAATGGGCATCGGGGCGGGGGCCTACATTCTCACCAGATTTGCA ctGGACTATCCAAACTTGATGGAGGGCCTGCTGCTCATCAACATCAATCCGTGTGCTGAGGGCTGGATGGACTGGGCTGCACACAAG ATCAGTGGCTTGGCCCACGCCATGCCCGACATGATCATCGGCCACCTCTTTGGAAAG GAGGAGATCCACCACAACCAGGACATGATTGCAACGTACCGCCACCACATCCTGCATGACATGAACCAGTTCAACCTGCATCTCTTCATCAAGTCCTACGAAAG tcGAAGGGATCTGGAAGTCGAGCGGCCGGTGCCTGGAAGCCACGTCAGAACCCTCAA GTGCCCCTCTCTGCTGGTGGTTGGCGACAGCTCACCTGCAGTGGACGCTGTG GTTGAGTGCAACACCAAGCTGGACCCGACAAAGACAACCTTGCTTAAG ATGGCTGACTGCGGTGGCATGCCCCAGGTTGACCAG ccAGCGAAACTGACAGAAGCTTTCAAGTACTTCATTCAGGGCATGGGATACA tgCCGTCTGCCTGCATGACCCGCCTGGTCCGCTCCCGCACCGCCTCCGGCTCCAGCGTCACCTCCTTCGAGGGCAACCGCTCCCGCTCCCACACCCACGAGGGGAACCGCTCCCGCTCGCACACCAACGAGGgcagccgcagccgcagccAGACGGCCGAGCACCAGCGCGGCCGCTCCCACACGGGCGGCTCCATGGACGGCACCCTCGACCAGGCCGCGCCCAAGTCCACCGAAGTGTCCTGCTAA
- the ndrg1a gene encoding protein NDRG1a isoform X2 gives MVLEDSDVEMIVTEIEVSEHDVETPYGRIHCTMKGVPKGERPVILTFHDIGLNHKTCWDTLFNHEDMSEIMQHFAVCHVDAPGQHEGANTFSTGYEYPSMDQLAETLPLVLKHFGLKTVIGMGIGAGAYILTRFALDYPNLMEGLLLININPCAEGWMDWAAHKISGLAHAMPDMIIGHLFGKEEIHHNQDMIATYRHHILHDMNQFNLHLFIKSYESRRDLEVERPVPGSHVRTLKCPSLLVVGDSSPAVDAVVECNTKLDPTKTTLLKMADCGGMPQVDQPAKLTEAFKYFIQGMGYMPSACMTRLVRSRTASGSSVTSFEGNRSRSHTHEGNRSRSHTNEGSRSRSQTAEHQRGRSHTGGSMDGTLDQAAPKSTEVSC, from the exons ATGGTTCTGGAGGATTCAGATGTGGAAATGATTGTCACTGAGATTGAAGTCAGT GAGCACGATGTGGAGACTCCTTATGGAAGAATCCACTGTACGATGAAGGGGGTTCCTAAAGGGGAAAGACCCGTCATTCTCACCTTCCATGACATCGGACTGAACC ACAAAACCTGCTGGGACACGCTCTTCAACCATGAGGACATGTCAGAGATCATGCAGCACTTTGCCGTGTGTCACGTTGACGCCCCTGGGCAGCACGAGGGAGCAAACACTTTTTCCACTGG ATACGAGTACCCCTCGATGGACCAACTCGCCGAGACACTCCCTCTGGTGCTGAAGCACTTTGG GCTGAAGACCGTCATTGGAATGGGCATCGGGGCGGGGGCCTACATTCTCACCAGATTTGCA ctGGACTATCCAAACTTGATGGAGGGCCTGCTGCTCATCAACATCAATCCGTGTGCTGAGGGCTGGATGGACTGGGCTGCACACAAG ATCAGTGGCTTGGCCCACGCCATGCCCGACATGATCATCGGCCACCTCTTTGGAAAG GAGGAGATCCACCACAACCAGGACATGATTGCAACGTACCGCCACCACATCCTGCATGACATGAACCAGTTCAACCTGCATCTCTTCATCAAGTCCTACGAAAG tcGAAGGGATCTGGAAGTCGAGCGGCCGGTGCCTGGAAGCCACGTCAGAACCCTCAA GTGCCCCTCTCTGCTGGTGGTTGGCGACAGCTCACCTGCAGTGGACGCTGTG GTTGAGTGCAACACCAAGCTGGACCCGACAAAGACAACCTTGCTTAAG ATGGCTGACTGCGGTGGCATGCCCCAGGTTGACCAG ccAGCGAAACTGACAGAAGCTTTCAAGTACTTCATTCAGGGCATGGGATACA tgCCGTCTGCCTGCATGACCCGCCTGGTCCGCTCCCGCACCGCCTCCGGCTCCAGCGTCACCTCCTTCGAGGGCAACCGCTCCCGCTCCCACACCCACGAGGGGAACCGCTCCCGCTCGCACACCAACGAGGgcagccgcagccgcagccAGACGGCCGAGCACCAGCGCGGCCGCTCCCACACGGGCGGCTCCATGGACGGCACCCTCGACCAGGCCGCGCCCAAGTCCACCGAAGTGTCCTGCTAA
- the si:rp71-45k5.2 gene encoding forkhead box protein H1 yields MQENRTQKFGAELHQRGFFRKSTTYLAKIAVVLQGAPSKMLTFTQLMGRLAPLICEDRKSVENNIRVCLSTHSCFVKIPVVPDSFHSKRNYWKLDPGQITAKMVRRHFKGTLQLFPELACKVETEDRSSRALKHCSDLHSPEAAACKPAQITRDTKFSSPFSIESLLKRDAPSRPSPLSSGPVRAEQQLRQVRTKRSLSWDSEEHLLLEAPAGSSLICSTGGSTHHELAAKRMYVNSEPSFLTYTRAAPYFSSPHSSYITYSLPAFTHDAICFRL; encoded by the exons ATGCAGGAGAACAGGACCCAGAAGTTTGGAGCCGAGCTGCATCAGCGAGGTTTCTTCAGGAAGAGCACCACCTACCTGGCTAAGATCGCTGTCGTCCTCCAAGGTGCTCCAAGCAAGATGCTCACCTTCACTCAG TTGATGGGCAGACTGGCCCCACTCATCTGTGAAGACAGGAAATCTGTTGAGAACAACATCAGAGTCTGTTTGTCAACACACTCATGTTTTGTCAAG attccTGTGGTCCCAGATTCATTCCACAGTAAGAGGAACTACTGGAAACTGGACCCAGGTCAGATCACAGCAAAGATGGTGCGGCGTCACTTTAAAGGAACCCTGCAGCTCTTCCCGGAGTTGGCCTGCAAAGTGGAAACAGAGGACAGGAGCAGCAGAGCCTTGAAGCACTGCTCAGATCTCCACTCTCCTGAGGCTGCCGCCTGCAAACCCGCTCAGATCACACGGGACACAAAGTTCAGCAGTCCTTTCTCCATCGAGTCCCTCCTGAAGAGAGACGCTCCCTCCAgaccttctcctctctccagtgGGCCGGTCAGAGCcgagcagcagctcagacaaGTCAGGACCAAGAGGAGCCTCAGCTGGGACTCTGAGGAGCATCTCCTCCTCGAGGCTCCAGCTGGAAGTTCTCTCATCTGCTCAACAGGGGGCAGCACACACCACGAACTCGCTGCTAAGAGGATGTACGTGAACTCAGAACCCTCATTCCTCACGTACACAAGAGCTGCTCCTTATTTCAGCAGCCCACACAGCAGTTACATCACCTACTCTCTACCAGCATTCACCCACGATGCTATCTGTTTTCGTTTGTGA